The following coding sequences lie in one Rutidosis leptorrhynchoides isolate AG116_Rl617_1_P2 chromosome 6, CSIRO_AGI_Rlap_v1, whole genome shotgun sequence genomic window:
- the LOC139855476 gene encoding uncharacterized protein codes for MDREWGSKPGSGGAASAQNEAIDRRERLRRLALETIDLAKDPYFMRNHLGSYECKLCLTLHNNEGNYLAHTQGKRHQTNLAKRAAREAKDAPAQPQPHKRKVNFRKSVKIGRPGYRVTKQFDPDTKQRSLLFQIEYPEIEDLTKPRHRFMSSFEQKVESFDKRYQYLLFAAEPYETIGFKVPSTEIDKSTPKFFSHWDPDFKMFTLQLYFKVKPPETNKPAAAANGTSAPGVPPPPPPQQAPPPPPPASQGPPMGNPPRGPPPGSLPPPPPPTGNGPRPMPPGGNMPAPPPPVGSGMPNFTHRPPMPPPPQGFQGHQMQNQRLHPPPPPPTQ; via the exons ATGGATCGAGAATGGGGTTCGAAACCAGGTAGCGGTGGCGCGGCATCGGCTCAAAATGAAGCCATCGATCGACGTGAACGGCTTCGAAGGCTTGCTCTTGAAACTATCGATCTTGCTAAAGATCCCTATTTCATGCGCAATCATCTCGGAAG TTATGAGTGTAAGCTGTGTTTAACATTGCATAATAATGAGGGGAATTATCTAGCACATACACAAGGGAAAAGACATCAGACCAATTTAGCGAAACGAGCTGCTCGTGAAGCTAAAGATGCGCCTGCGCAACCGCAACCTCATAAGCGTAAAGTTAATTTTCGCAAGTCAG TCAAGATTGGTCGACCTGGCTACCGAGTGACAAAGCAGTTTGATCCGGATACAAAGCAAAGGTCTTTGCTATTCCAG ATTGAGTATCCTGAAATCGAAGATCTTACTAAACCACGACATCGATTCATGTCATCCTTTGAACAG AAAGTCGAATCTTTTGACAAGAGATACCAGTATCTTCTGTTCGCAGCTGAACCATATGAGACTATTGGTTTCAAG GTTCCAAGTACAGAAATCGACAAGTCTACTCCTAAGTTCTTCTCTCACTGGGATCCAGATTTTAAAATGTTTACG TTGCAGTTATACTTTAAGGTAAAGCCACCGGAGACAAATAAACCTGCAGCTGCAGCAAATGGAACATCAGCTCCTGGtgtcccaccaccaccaccacctcaacaagctccaccaccacctccGCCTGCATCACAAGGTCCTCCAATGGGGAACCCTCCTAGGGGTCCACCGCCTGGTTCTTTGCCGCCACCACCTCCTCCAACGGGAAATGGGCCGAGACCTATGCCACCTGGCGGAAACATGCCTGCTCCACCTCCTCCTGTTGGCAGTGGCATGCCAAACTTTACACATAGGCCTCCAATGCCACCACCGCCACAAGGGTTTCAAGGGCACCAAATGCAGAATCAACGACTTCACCCTCCACCGCCGCCACCAACCCAGTAA